A DNA window from Halomonas zincidurans B6 contains the following coding sequences:
- a CDS encoding zinc-dependent alcohol dehydrogenase family protein → MKVVTVKSPGGLDRLDVGEQPAPGEPGPGEIRVRIHASSLNYHDYGVVSGAMPTEDGRIPMSDGAGVVEALGEGVDEFKVGDSVVSGFFPSWQTGPALVGDFKTVPGDGVDGYAREQVIRPASWFTRAPAGYSHAEAATLTTAGLTAWRALVVDGGIKPGDSVLVLGTGGVSIFALQFAKQMGATVIATSSSDDKIARLRELGADHTLNYKREPEWGKRVKQLTDGRGVDHVIEVGGPGTLPQSIDAVRIGGHIALIGVLTGRGGEVPTAKLMARQASLKGLIVGSRQDQIEMIRGIEVSGLRPVIDRRFRLDEIADAFRHQEGQRHFGKICLEF, encoded by the coding sequence ATGAAAGTTGTTACAGTAAAAAGCCCCGGCGGACTGGATCGTCTCGACGTCGGCGAGCAGCCCGCGCCCGGCGAGCCCGGGCCGGGCGAGATCCGCGTGCGCATCCATGCCAGCTCGCTCAACTATCACGATTACGGCGTGGTCTCGGGGGCGATGCCCACCGAGGACGGACGCATTCCGATGTCCGACGGCGCCGGCGTGGTCGAGGCCCTCGGTGAAGGCGTCGACGAGTTCAAGGTCGGCGACAGCGTGGTCTCGGGCTTCTTTCCCAGCTGGCAGACCGGCCCGGCGCTGGTCGGCGATTTCAAGACCGTGCCCGGCGACGGCGTCGACGGCTATGCCCGTGAGCAGGTGATCCGGCCGGCGAGCTGGTTCACCCGCGCGCCGGCGGGTTACAGCCATGCCGAGGCGGCGACGCTGACCACTGCCGGGCTCACCGCCTGGCGGGCGCTGGTGGTCGACGGCGGCATCAAGCCCGGCGACAGCGTGCTGGTGCTGGGCACCGGCGGGGTGTCGATCTTCGCCCTGCAGTTCGCCAAGCAGATGGGGGCGACGGTGATCGCCACCTCGTCATCCGATGACAAGATCGCCAGGCTACGCGAGCTGGGCGCCGATCATACGCTCAACTACAAGCGCGAGCCGGAGTGGGGCAAGCGCGTCAAGCAACTGACCGACGGGCGCGGCGTCGACCACGTCATCGAGGTCGGTGGCCCGGGGACGCTGCCGCAGTCGATCGACGCGGTACGCATCGGCGGACACATCGCGCTGATCGGCGTGCTGACCGGGCGTGGCGGCGAGGTGCCCACCGCCAAGCTGATGGCCAGGCAGGCTTCGCTCAAGGGGTTGATCGTGGGCAGCCGCCAGGACCAGATCGAGATGATCCGCGGCATCGAGGTCAGCGGTCTGCGTCCGGTGATCGATCGGCGTTTTAGGCTTGACGAGATCGCCGATGCGTTCCGTCACCAGGAAGGCCAACGGCACTTCGGCAAGATCTGCCTGGAGTTCTGA
- a CDS encoding AI-2E family transporter, translating to MTTETRNGSPESNSDPTPHKRWSSTLPTWVGIGIFIYLSVFALGFAQLFLVPVVLAFLLSMVFSPIRRFFDRRGLSQGLSALIIITSLLTGLFAIAAALAVPVSGWINNAPQIEMRIEGRLNEITGPFSELFEAKEKLDSMASSDSPKVQQVETQDDNLSQKLAALVPTVMTQFLFTLVLLLFLLASGDMFYEKLVHIMPTLRDKKRAVRITHDIERKLSRYLFTITVINAGLGVAVAIAMWALGMPSPLVFGIIAFLFNFVPYLGALAGIIIAAMVAIVSYDWIGWAPIVAGTYFFLTTLEGQLITPYFVGRSLRLNTVVVFLTISFWAWLWSVVGMIVAVPLLVAVKTLSEHIDGLEPLGHFLSERHAERQPEASIGER from the coding sequence ATGACTACAGAAACTCGCAACGGCAGCCCTGAAAGCAATAGCGACCCGACACCTCACAAGCGCTGGTCAAGCACGCTTCCAACCTGGGTCGGCATCGGTATCTTCATCTATCTCTCGGTTTTCGCCCTGGGCTTTGCCCAGCTGTTTCTGGTGCCCGTGGTGTTGGCCTTTCTGCTATCGATGGTGTTCAGCCCGATACGCCGTTTCTTCGACCGGCGCGGCCTATCCCAAGGGCTGTCGGCGCTCATCATCATCACCTCCCTGCTCACCGGTCTGTTCGCGATCGCGGCCGCCCTGGCGGTCCCCGTCAGCGGCTGGATAAACAATGCGCCGCAGATAGAGATGCGCATAGAAGGCCGACTCAACGAAATAACCGGCCCGTTCAGCGAGCTGTTCGAAGCCAAGGAAAAGCTCGATTCGATGGCGAGCTCCGATTCACCAAAGGTTCAACAGGTCGAAACCCAGGATGACAATCTCAGCCAGAAACTCGCGGCGCTCGTGCCCACCGTGATGACGCAGTTCCTGTTCACCCTGGTGCTTCTGCTCTTTCTGCTCGCCTCGGGCGACATGTTCTACGAGAAGCTCGTGCACATCATGCCCACTCTGCGCGACAAGAAACGCGCGGTGCGGATCACTCACGATATAGAACGTAAGTTGTCGCGCTACCTGTTCACCATCACCGTCATCAATGCCGGCTTGGGTGTCGCGGTGGCGATCGCCATGTGGGCCCTGGGCATGCCCAGTCCACTGGTCTTCGGGATCATCGCCTTCCTGTTCAATTTCGTCCCGTACCTCGGCGCCTTGGCGGGCATCATCATTGCCGCCATGGTTGCCATCGTTTCGTACGACTGGATTGGCTGGGCACCCATCGTCGCCGGCACCTATTTCTTCCTGACCACGCTCGAGGGGCAACTCATCACCCCCTATTTCGTCGGCCGCAGCCTGCGTCTCAATACCGTGGTGGTGTTCCTGACCATCTCGTTCTGGGCCTGGCTATGGTCCGTGGTGGGCATGATCGTCGCCGTCCCCCTGTTGGTCGCGGTCAAGACGCTCAGTGAGCACATCGATGGCCTCGAGCCGCTCGGCCACTTTCTCAGCGAGCGCCACGCCGAACGGCAACCGGAAGCGTCCATCGGCGAACGCTGA
- a CDS encoding NAD(P)-dependent oxidoreductase: protein MKVAFIGLGIMGRHMARNLMRHDDLTLSVFNRSPEPVEALVEAGARGANSAEEAVAEADIVFTMLAEPSVVEAVAFGEGGFVAAMGEGALWVDCSTVNPSFSRAMATRAGGHGLRFVDAPVAGTKQPAEEAALTFLVGGAREDVEILRPLLDCMGQKIVHAGETGQGAAFKMLVNAQLAQSMLVYAETALLGENLGFSRDFLMDTLPNLPVSAPFLAGKAELIRSGDYAAQFPLEWMHKDLQLLDLTAYEQNQPLYLASLAKSLYGSAKAAGHGRDDFAAIHAYLANQADQG from the coding sequence ATGAAAGTAGCCTTCATTGGTCTGGGCATCATGGGCCGGCACATGGCGCGTAACCTGATGCGCCACGATGACCTGACGCTGAGCGTCTTCAACCGCTCGCCGGAGCCGGTCGAGGCGCTGGTCGAGGCTGGCGCCCGCGGAGCGAACTCGGCTGAGGAGGCCGTCGCCGAGGCGGACATCGTCTTCACCATGCTCGCCGAACCGAGCGTCGTCGAAGCGGTGGCGTTCGGCGAGGGCGGTTTCGTGGCGGCGATGGGCGAAGGCGCGCTGTGGGTCGATTGCTCTACCGTCAACCCGTCGTTCAGCCGCGCGATGGCGACCCGCGCCGGCGGGCATGGCCTGCGTTTCGTCGATGCGCCGGTCGCCGGCACCAAGCAGCCGGCCGAGGAGGCCGCGCTGACGTTCCTGGTGGGCGGCGCACGCGAGGATGTCGAGATCCTGAGACCGCTTCTCGACTGCATGGGCCAGAAGATCGTGCATGCCGGTGAGACGGGGCAGGGCGCGGCCTTCAAGATGCTGGTCAACGCCCAGCTGGCGCAATCGATGCTGGTCTACGCCGAGACCGCCCTGCTCGGCGAAAACCTCGGTTTCTCGCGGGATTTTCTGATGGATACGCTGCCCAACCTGCCGGTGTCGGCGCCGTTTCTCGCCGGCAAGGCGGAGTTGATCCGCAGCGGCGATTATGCCGCCCAGTTCCCGCTGGAGTGGATGCACAAGGACCTGCAACTGCTCGACCTGACCGCCTACGAGCAGAATCAGCCACTGTATCTCGCCAGCCTGGCCAAGTCGCTGTACGGCAGCGCCAAGGCGGCCGGCCATGGCCGCGACGATTTCGCCGCGATCCATGCCTATCTGGCGAATCAGGCAGACCAGGGGTGA
- a CDS encoding tripartite tricarboxylate transporter permease, with amino-acid sequence MTEALFAGMDQLFTLSTMVTMLLGVVAGVIAAAIPGFTITMAIVLTLPLTFTMDPLQGVATMLAVYVGGYSGGLISAALLGIPGTPSSVATTFDAFPMARSGQPGRALALGIWASFFGALISAIILIIAAPPLAMIAVKLGAWEYFSLIIFAMTVVASLVGKSMLKGLMTGLLGLFIATVGADPMMGVARFTFDADLLANGFPFLVVLIGIFAVSQLLQEVEDAEQPQRGKQLISSNVAFKPLDALRETLAHPVNLIRSSLVGVFIGAVPGAGGSIANLLAYDQAKRASKTPEQFGTGAPEGVIASESGNSATSGGGLIPMIALGIPGSAVDAVLMASLMVHGIGIGPRLILDNGDLVYGMFMAMLLAAFMVLVVCLFSMRLFLRVTDVPRSVIVPVVLVFCVVGAFALNNRVTDIYLLLGVGIFGYILSKLNYPLAPLVLGVILGPIAETNLRRALMIDENWALFFTRPISLTLLILAAVSVAFAIRHRLRQRHAATPA; translated from the coding sequence ATGACGGAAGCGCTGTTCGCCGGCATGGACCAGCTGTTCACGCTATCGACGATGGTCACCATGCTGCTCGGCGTGGTCGCCGGCGTCATCGCCGCGGCGATCCCGGGCTTTACCATCACCATGGCCATCGTGCTGACCCTGCCGCTGACCTTCACCATGGATCCGCTACAGGGCGTGGCGACCATGCTCGCGGTCTACGTCGGCGGCTATTCGGGCGGGCTGATCAGCGCCGCCCTGCTGGGCATTCCCGGCACGCCGTCGTCGGTGGCCACCACCTTCGACGCCTTCCCGATGGCGCGCAGTGGCCAGCCCGGCCGCGCCCTGGCACTGGGCATCTGGGCATCGTTCTTCGGCGCCCTGATCAGCGCGATCATCCTGATCATCGCCGCCCCGCCGCTGGCGATGATCGCCGTCAAGCTGGGCGCCTGGGAATATTTCTCGCTGATCATCTTCGCCATGACGGTGGTCGCCAGTCTGGTCGGCAAGTCGATGCTCAAGGGGCTGATGACCGGCCTGCTGGGGTTGTTCATCGCCACCGTGGGCGCCGACCCGATGATGGGCGTGGCGCGCTTCACCTTCGACGCCGACCTGCTCGCCAACGGCTTTCCGTTCTTGGTGGTACTGATCGGCATCTTCGCCGTCAGCCAGTTGCTTCAGGAGGTCGAGGACGCCGAGCAGCCCCAGCGCGGCAAGCAGCTGATTTCTTCCAACGTGGCCTTCAAGCCGCTCGATGCGCTGCGCGAGACGCTGGCCCATCCGGTCAACCTGATTCGTTCGTCGCTGGTCGGGGTGTTCATCGGCGCGGTGCCCGGCGCCGGCGGCAGTATCGCCAACCTGTTGGCCTACGATCAGGCCAAGCGCGCCTCCAAGACCCCCGAGCAGTTCGGCACCGGAGCGCCCGAGGGGGTGATCGCCTCGGAGTCTGGCAACTCGGCAACCTCGGGGGGCGGATTGATTCCGATGATCGCGCTGGGCATCCCCGGCAGCGCCGTCGACGCGGTGCTGATGGCCTCGTTGATGGTCCACGGCATCGGCATCGGCCCGCGGCTGATTCTCGACAACGGCGACCTGGTCTACGGCATGTTCATGGCCATGCTGCTGGCCGCGTTCATGGTGCTGGTGGTATGCCTGTTCAGCATGCGTCTGTTCCTGCGCGTCACCGACGTGCCGCGCTCGGTGATCGTGCCGGTGGTGCTGGTGTTCTGTGTGGTCGGCGCCTTCGCCCTCAACAATCGCGTCACCGACATCTACCTGTTGCTCGGGGTGGGGATCTTCGGTTACATCCTCAGCAAGCTCAACTATCCGCTGGCACCGCTGGTGCTCGGGGTGATCCTTGGCCCGATCGCCGAAACCAACCTGCGCCGCGCGCTGATGATCGACGAGAACTGGGCGCTGTTCTTCACCCGGCCGATCTCGCTGACGCTGCTGATTCTCGCCGCGGTATCGGTGGCCTTCGCGATTCGTCACCGGCTGCGCCAGCGTCACGCCGCGACACCCGCCTGA
- a CDS encoding tripartite tricarboxylate transporter TctB family protein codes for MSSSAPSRQTRSSDRVVVDTDTRRASALAHLLLNGTLLVLFGALFVQAGALPSSAWEPLGAGSFPRLVLAVLMLINLGIMAQEWLHYRGAPSAAAGLVKRWLWRQRLAFGVLALFVLYILGVPMLGFRLASLAFLILVQFALGARRPRSLAIAAVIAVTFSFGLDWLFRDVFIISLPRGPFS; via the coding sequence ATGAGTTCGTCCGCCCCTTCACGGCAGACCCGGTCCTCGGACCGGGTCGTCGTCGACACCGATACCCGACGCGCCAGTGCCCTCGCCCATCTGCTGCTGAACGGCACGCTGTTGGTGCTGTTCGGCGCGCTGTTCGTGCAGGCCGGAGCGCTGCCTTCGTCAGCGTGGGAGCCGCTCGGTGCGGGCAGCTTTCCGCGCTTGGTCCTGGCCGTCCTGATGCTGATCAATCTGGGCATCATGGCCCAGGAGTGGCTGCACTACCGTGGCGCGCCGAGCGCTGCAGCGGGGCTGGTCAAGCGCTGGCTGTGGCGCCAGCGGCTGGCATTCGGCGTCCTTGCGCTGTTCGTCCTGTACATCCTCGGCGTACCGATGCTGGGCTTTCGCCTGGCTTCGCTGGCGTTTTTGATCCTGGTTCAGTTTGCACTCGGCGCACGCCGCCCGCGCAGCCTGGCGATCGCCGCGGTCATTGCCGTGACGTTTTCGTTCGGCCTCGACTGGCTGTTCCGGGATGTCTTCATCATCAGCCTTCCCCGCGGCCCGTTCAGCTGA
- a CDS encoding Bug family tripartite tricarboxylate transporter substrate binding protein produces the protein MSFFPPQSSKPRSTRLKLAIGGLVLGTTLGASASALAQSEDYPSKPVELIVPWSPGGGSDTLMRLISNNAEEYLDQPMPVINMPGVSGTTGLKELSKREPDGYTVGQIHEGLLVANATGLTDLNWDDFTPVAAMTASPQYLTVNADSPWQTFDEFVDYAKKNPGEIRVGVTLGGIPHVQAAMIEDAANLSFRYVGFEGTGARIRSLVGGNIDAAIGDIASSGEFVKNGDLRFLAVGSAERQEETPDVPTFKELGYDSLSLNIVRGLIAPKGTPEDKVAVLADAMQQLSQDEEFIQQVRNAGAQVQFLGPKAFTDYLKRTDGTIERLSGKLAQ, from the coding sequence ATGTCATTCTTTCCACCACAGTCAAGCAAGCCCCGTTCCACACGTCTCAAGCTGGCCATTGGCGGCCTGGTGCTGGGCACCACGCTCGGCGCCAGTGCATCGGCGCTGGCCCAGTCCGAGGACTATCCCAGCAAGCCAGTGGAACTCATCGTGCCCTGGTCGCCGGGTGGCGGCAGCGATACCCTGATGCGGCTGATCTCCAATAATGCCGAGGAGTACCTGGACCAGCCGATGCCGGTGATCAACATGCCCGGAGTCAGCGGCACCACCGGCCTCAAGGAGCTTTCCAAGCGCGAGCCCGACGGCTATACGGTGGGTCAGATCCACGAGGGCCTGCTGGTCGCCAACGCGACCGGCCTGACCGATCTCAACTGGGACGACTTCACACCGGTGGCCGCGATGACCGCCTCGCCGCAGTACCTGACGGTCAACGCCGACAGCCCCTGGCAAACCTTCGACGAGTTCGTCGATTACGCCAAGAAGAATCCCGGCGAGATCCGTGTCGGCGTGACACTCGGCGGCATTCCCCATGTCCAGGCGGCAATGATAGAAGACGCCGCGAACCTGTCGTTCCGTTACGTCGGCTTCGAGGGCACCGGTGCTCGCATCCGTTCGCTGGTTGGCGGGAACATCGACGCGGCGATCGGCGACATCGCCTCGAGTGGCGAATTCGTCAAGAATGGCGATCTGCGCTTCCTGGCGGTGGGCAGCGCAGAGCGCCAGGAGGAGACCCCGGACGTACCAACCTTCAAGGAACTCGGCTACGACTCGCTCAGCCTCAACATCGTGCGCGGCCTGATCGCCCCCAAGGGCACCCCCGAGGACAAGGTCGCGGTGCTCGCCGACGCCATGCAGCAACTCTCCCAGGATGAGGAGTTCATCCAGCAAGTCCGTAATGCCGGTGCCCAAGTGCAATTCCTAGGCCCGAAGGCGTTCACCGACTACCTCAAACGCACCGACGGGACCATCGAGCGGCTATCAGGGAAGTTGGCTCAATGA
- a CDS encoding chromate transporter, with protein sequence MIYWQLFLAFFIPNIVGYGGGPAIIPLIENEVVGRYGWMSSQGFAETLALGNALPSPIATKMAGYIGYDVAGVPGSLTAIFATVAPSLLLMLAALGTLYRYRDSVKVKSMSQWVRPVVMTLMAYLTWRFLAEGLDTAGTLHTAIIAGVAGVLLLATRVHPAFVVCFGLGYGALLLG encoded by the coding sequence ATGATCTACTGGCAGCTGTTCCTGGCGTTCTTCATTCCCAACATCGTCGGCTACGGCGGCGGTCCGGCGATCATCCCGCTGATCGAAAACGAGGTGGTCGGCCGCTACGGCTGGATGAGCTCGCAGGGCTTCGCCGAGACCCTGGCGCTGGGCAACGCCTTGCCCAGCCCGATCGCCACCAAGATGGCCGGCTATATCGGTTACGACGTCGCCGGCGTGCCCGGCTCGCTGACCGCCATCTTCGCCACCGTCGCGCCGTCGCTGCTGCTGATGCTGGCCGCGCTGGGCACGCTGTATCGCTATCGCGACTCGGTCAAGGTCAAGTCGATGAGCCAGTGGGTACGCCCGGTGGTGATGACGCTGATGGCCTATCTGACCTGGCGCTTTCTCGCTGAAGGGCTGGACACCGCCGGCACCCTGCACACCGCGATCATCGCTGGCGTGGCCGGCGTATTACTCCTGGCGACCCGGGTCCACCCGGCGTTCGTCGTGTGTTTCGGGCTTGGCTACGGCGCCCTGCTACTCGGCTAG
- a CDS encoding chromate transporter: MLRTQTQLFLAFLRIGLFGFGGGPSMIPLVHQEVVERHAWMDDETFADVLAIGNTLPGPIATKMAGYIGYRVGGVLGALNALIAVIVPVIVAMVALLGLYARHGDQRWVQGMGQGVVPVVMVMMAKLTWDFFAKSRASLGWLVTLTMGAVAGGLIYWLGVHPGLVIGALLLAALLRPEPRRTASEASK, encoded by the coding sequence ATGCTGCGTACCCAGACCCAGCTATTTCTGGCTTTCCTGCGCATCGGCCTGTTCGGCTTCGGCGGCGGCCCGTCGATGATCCCGCTGGTCCATCAGGAGGTGGTCGAGCGCCACGCCTGGATGGACGACGAGACGTTCGCCGACGTGCTGGCGATCGGCAACACCCTGCCCGGGCCGATCGCCACCAAGATGGCCGGCTATATCGGCTACCGGGTCGGCGGCGTGCTGGGTGCGCTCAATGCGCTGATCGCGGTGATCGTGCCGGTGATCGTGGCGATGGTCGCGCTGCTCGGCCTGTACGCCCGTCACGGCGACCAGCGCTGGGTGCAGGGCATGGGCCAGGGCGTGGTGCCAGTGGTAATGGTGATGATGGCCAAGCTGACCTGGGACTTCTTCGCCAAGTCGCGGGCCAGCCTCGGCTGGCTTGTGACGCTGACGATGGGCGCCGTCGCCGGCGGGCTGATCTACTGGCTCGGCGTACATCCGGGACTGGTGATCGGGGCGCTCCTGCTCGCCGCGCTGCTGCGCCCCGAGCCCCGCCGTACGGCCAGCGAGGCGAGCAAATGA
- a CDS encoding gamma-glutamyltransferase family protein — MLTPFSSATPYASQRSATYAKHGMVAASQPQASQIGRDILARGGNAVDAAIATAAALTVVEPTGCGVGGDAFALVWIADKNGETGALHGLNASGTAPAALTPQALAEAGFEAMPLYGWTPVTVPGIPAAWAELSRRFGKLDFQTLLAPAIRLAREGFPVSPVIASLWQRAETTFREHLTDAATAGWFETFAPTGRAPRAGEWHRCEDQARTLEAIAASCGESFYRGELAERIDAFSRDTGGYLRAADLAGYQAEWVAPIAADYRGHKVWEIPPNGQGLVALMALRILEGFEIDSRDNPEVLHRQLEAMKLAYSDGQAHITQPEHMTHSVAALLGDAYTRKRRALIGERALEPRPGTPQAGGTVYLATADSDGNMVSFIQSNYHGFGSGVVVPGTGIAMHNRGHDFSLDPTHDNVLAPGKKTFHTIIPGFLTRDNGTPLGPFGVMGGFMQPQGHVQVVMNLIDFGLNPQAALDAPRWQWMGGKRIGIEHGYPAPLVRAMAERGHDMRVEHDPRGFGRGQMIIRDPDSGIYCGGTEPRTDASIAVL, encoded by the coding sequence ATGTTGACGCCCTTTTCCTCGGCAACGCCCTACGCCTCCCAGCGCAGCGCCACCTATGCCAAGCACGGCATGGTCGCCGCCTCGCAGCCCCAGGCCAGCCAGATCGGCCGCGACATCCTCGCCCGGGGCGGCAACGCGGTGGATGCCGCGATCGCCACTGCCGCGGCGCTGACCGTGGTTGAACCCACCGGCTGCGGAGTCGGCGGCGACGCCTTCGCGCTGGTCTGGATCGCCGACAAGAACGGCGAGACGGGGGCGCTGCACGGCCTCAACGCCAGCGGTACCGCGCCCGCCGCGCTGACCCCACAGGCACTCGCCGAGGCCGGCTTCGAGGCCATGCCGCTGTACGGCTGGACGCCGGTCACCGTGCCCGGCATCCCGGCGGCCTGGGCCGAGCTGTCGCGGCGCTTCGGCAAGCTCGACTTCCAGACGCTGCTCGCCCCGGCGATCCGGCTGGCCCGCGAGGGCTTCCCGGTCTCGCCGGTGATCGCCAGCCTGTGGCAGCGCGCCGAGACGACCTTCCGCGAACATCTCACCGACGCCGCCACCGCCGGCTGGTTCGAGACCTTCGCGCCGACCGGTCGCGCGCCACGTGCCGGCGAGTGGCATCGCTGCGAGGACCAGGCACGGACCCTGGAAGCGATCGCCGCAAGCTGTGGCGAGAGCTTCTACCGCGGCGAGCTGGCCGAGCGCATCGACGCCTTCTCGCGCGACACCGGCGGCTATCTGCGCGCCGCGGATCTTGCCGGCTACCAAGCGGAGTGGGTCGCGCCGATCGCCGCCGATTACCGCGGCCACAAGGTCTGGGAGATCCCGCCCAATGGCCAGGGGCTGGTCGCGCTGATGGCGCTGCGCATCCTCGAGGGTTTCGAGATCGACAGCCGCGACAACCCCGAGGTGCTGCACCGCCAGCTCGAGGCGATGAAACTTGCCTACAGCGACGGCCAGGCCCACATCACCCAGCCCGAGCACATGACCCACAGCGTCGCGGCGCTGCTCGGCGACGCCTACACCCGCAAGCGCCGCGCGCTGATCGGCGAGCGCGCGCTCGAGCCGCGCCCGGGCACGCCGCAGGCCGGCGGCACCGTCTACCTGGCGACCGCCGATAGCGACGGCAACATGGTGTCGTTCATCCAGAGCAACTATCACGGCTTCGGCTCCGGGGTGGTGGTGCCGGGCACCGGCATCGCGATGCACAATCGCGGCCACGATTTCAGCCTCGACCCGACCCACGACAACGTGCTCGCGCCGGGCAAGAAAACCTTCCACACCATCATTCCCGGCTTTTTGACCCGCGACAACGGCACGCCGCTCGGGCCGTTCGGCGTGATGGGCGGCTTCATGCAGCCCCAGGGTCACGTCCAGGTGGTGATGAACCTGATCGACTTCGGGCTCAACCCGCAGGCCGCGCTCGACGCCCCGCGCTGGCAGTGGATGGGCGGCAAGCGCATCGGCATTGAGCATGGCTACCCGGCGCCGCTGGTGCGGGCGATGGCCGAGCGCGGCCACGACATGCGCGTCGAGCACGATCCGCGCGGCTTCGGGCGTGGGCAGATGATCATCCGCGACCCGGACAGCGGCATCTACTGCGGCGGCACCGAGCCGCGCACCGACGCCAGTATCGCGGTGCTGTGA
- a CDS encoding GntR family transcriptional regulator: MTASPSASRDMASSRIFETLKQDLIRGRFAAGEKLAISALKDHYRVGLSPLREALNRLAAYGLLEQVNQRGFRVPAMRLEELDDIAGLRTQLECMALTQAFQAGDPEWESQLLAAHHRLRRAEEHPGRVEEWEQAHLRFHRALLASCGSHWLLRFIEQLHDQFDRYRRLAPPNPAVRKVLDRQHGELVELALSRDIAAARALLDDHIRLSHGVARGCCQPSASNDDRARKDSGGGAGGRYSGYR; encoded by the coding sequence ATGACCGCATCGCCATCCGCCAGCCGCGACATGGCCTCGAGCCGAATCTTCGAGACGCTCAAGCAGGACTTGATTCGCGGGCGCTTCGCGGCCGGCGAGAAACTCGCCATCAGCGCCCTGAAGGATCATTACCGGGTCGGGCTCAGCCCGCTGCGCGAGGCGCTCAACCGGCTGGCGGCCTATGGCCTGCTCGAACAGGTCAACCAGCGCGGCTTTCGGGTGCCGGCGATGCGTCTCGAGGAACTCGACGACATTGCCGGGCTGCGCACTCAGCTCGAATGCATGGCGCTGACCCAGGCCTTCCAGGCGGGCGATCCAGAATGGGAGTCGCAGTTGCTGGCGGCACACCATCGGCTGCGCCGGGCCGAGGAGCATCCCGGGCGGGTGGAAGAGTGGGAGCAGGCGCATCTGCGTTTTCACCGCGCGCTGCTGGCGTCGTGCGGCTCGCACTGGCTGCTGCGCTTCATCGAACAACTGCACGACCAGTTCGACCGCTACCGTCGCCTGGCGCCGCCCAACCCGGCGGTGCGCAAGGTGCTCGACCGCCAGCACGGCGAACTGGTCGAGCTGGCGCTGAGCCGCGACATAGCTGCCGCGCGGGCGCTGCTCGACGATCATATCCGGCTGTCGCACGGGGTCGCCCGCGGCTGTTGCCAGCCATCGGCATCCAACGACGATCGAGCGCGCAAGGATTCGGGAGGGGGCGCCGGGGGGCGCTATAGTGGTTATAGGTGA